A window of Maniola hyperantus chromosome 17, iAphHyp1.2, whole genome shotgun sequence genomic DNA:
aaagaattagttTCCCAcgtcacatatagatggcgctgtccgtcattcacttgcagtgttctacataaacgTGTTATGTACGTAtatattgtacgatggtacggaaccttcatgtgcgtgtccgactcgcacttggccggtttttatctagCCCACTGTACCTGATAGCTGCCTGGCGCCAGTAGATCTGAGCGCTTGCCAAACCATCGTCTACTGCACGCATAATTTTACTATGCTTTGTTCCTACATTGATTATTCTTGGCAAgtgtaaaatattaattttgcatTTCTCGTGCAATAGAGCAAAAAACTTCTAGTATGAACTAATATCGCCCCGCCACTTTCTTTTCTCAAAACCCCTTTCTTAGTGGCGGTCTAAGTCTAAGTcgcagtggtttgagctgtaagtcagtcagtcagtttttcttttatattatactagctgatgcacgcgacgtTGCCCGCATGGAataaggtttataaaaatcccgtgggacctctttgattctCCAGGTAaaaagtagaatagaatagaaaccaGCTCCAtgtgttttaaaaattccacagGAGTTATTTGATtgtccgggatcaaaagtagtatgttttttttataataaaaaatagcctatgtcactcacgaataatgtagctttctactggtgaaagaattttcaaaatcgttttAGTAGGTAGTTAAAGAGATTGATTTGCTCCTAcgaacaaacttacaaactttacctctttataatcgtctaaatctaaatatataaaacgaaaaggtgacactgactgactgactaactgaattatgaacgcacagctcaaaccactggacggatcgggctgaaattaggcatgcagatagctattatgacgtaggcatctaagaaaggatttttgtaaataggggtttgaattttttgtagtccacgcggatgaagtgcttgcataagctagtattatattagtatagaatacCAAAAAGGCAGGCAGTGGTTTCTATCTGAATAAATATTGACCCAATTAATCAGGCCCCACAAGCGCCACTCTATGCGCAAATATCCTATTTTCCTTCTTCCCCCATATCACACATTCCGATTTGACATTTTTCTTTTTCCTCTGTAGCggcgttttatttttatggccTTGTCTTTTCGAATATATCCCGTTCCCTCGTACCCCGTCCAAATACTTGGCACAATTTCCTACGTATTAACAATACTATAGCGTCGATGGTTTCGCAATACGAAATACAACTGAGAGACGAAGCGGAAGAGGGATGGTATCGGAACTTTATTTCAAGAAACTTTCTAGGTGGAGCACAAATTGCTTACATTAGTTTCGATGATATGTGAAATAATTTCAGTTCGGGTATTGTTTCGGTTGAAGGAATTGTTCAATACTGCTCTTAGTTGATTACGGATCTCATTAGCAAACATAATGGTCTCATACGATATCGATCTCTTTGCTTTCAACAAATTCGGTAGAAAGTGCATAGGTGAGAATGTTTGCTGAGGTTCCTTTTTCTGTCGATTTCTGCGACGTCCGATAGCGGCAATGGTCTGTCCGGTTGACATTGTTAGCTCTAGCAGTGTTGCTGCATAGTTGACCATGGCTTTGATGCCAAATTGCACAATGAACATAAACAGGGAAAAGCCAGCGATGAAATAGTTCTTCTCGACCCTATGGAAGGCTATCAGTTTTTCAGCGTCTCTGAGGGTATTATTTGTTATCAAACTGTGTATCTCTTGCAGAGGTTTATACATACCGAGATATGCAATTGCTCCATAGTATAAAACGATGGCAAGGTAATAGTAACTTTTATGGTGTTTGGCTATTTTATTGATGCATCTGGTCGTCTTGCGTACGTCGTTGATTGGGTTCAGGAGCACAAGAACGGTGGTCATTTGAAACATAAGCAAGCAACTGAGAATGATGCTGCCGGCGTCCATTTTTTTGATGTGGAGGCAATCAAGCAGTTAATATCATTATGGAATTGTGAAAGTTTGTGTATTAGAATGCAATGGAAATTCCCgaaaattatacataatattttttgcgtTGTCAAACCAATGACAATTTGGTGACACGATAAGAGCGATGGTGTGGCAACTATGTGTGGCAATAAAAAAGCCACTTTGATctctttgttgttttttttgcttttgacCAAAGagttaaagaatattattttaatttagatgtTTAATCTACGGTCAGTAGCTTTCttttcacaaaattaaaatatattgtttaaGCCTCAGAAAGTGGTTTAAGCTCATCATGGCCTGATCCTATAGCTACATTTGTAGAAGAAATAACgggttataataataaaataatcaaatatTAAGGGAGttcttttattacttatttattgttaaaCATAAACATTTATATTTGTACAATATCAACTCATTATTTGGATGCTCTACGAGTAAGTACAGAAACATCActgtttttcttatttttttcatgGAATGCAGGAACAAATGTAGTGTTTGATTTCATAGATGCGTTATCATCTGTATCTTTCGTCAATATAGCATACCGACACATCAGTTCATAATCCAACAGCCGAGCAATTACTATGAGAAACTGCAAAACTCTCTCAATCAATATTAGCAGATATATAGCAATGAAGAAACATGTGCAGCAAACGGAAATTTTGCTTATATAAAAGTCACAAATCAAGTTGGAATCCTCGACGCTATTTATAACACTGTGATAATAAGATTTCTCCCAAGTGATTTCCAATAAAGCATTAATAAGTAAAGGCAACGTTGCAATCATTACAGCATTATATGAGAAATTAACATTATTCTGAATTTGTAACCAGCAGTCTCTAATAAAGTATGGTTCTTTAAAGGGTTTCAATAATGCCACTAAGATAATCAATTCTAGGAATATTAATATGCCTATGAAAGCACtgaaaatattaatcatttttaCTAAATTCTGATGCAAAGTCTTATTTTAATTATCTTGACTATTTTAGTTGTCTTTTGAAgatgtctgtccttttttacTAGTTGTggtttccttttccttcacagaaTTTGTTTCTTGAATAGATATTAGTTCTTCTTCAGAAATAGTAATCTTATCAGTCTCATTCTGAACTTTGGTTTTCTTTGGTGTAATTTTAaagaatgttttaattttattatattctttCTTACTAAAATCTGCTATAGAAGGCCAGCAAACTCTTTCTTCTTCATCAAGAAAGTAGTCAGGTACATAAGTTGATTCCTCTCGTCTTATCGGTTCTGATTCAGTCTCGGTGTACGTTACATCTACCAAATCATAGTTAGCCATTAAGTTAGAAAATTCTGTTAATTTCGCTGAAAACGTTATAGAGTCAAAAATTCTCCATATAACAAGTAGGGAAAATAAAGAGAATACACCAAGGACATAGTTTCTAGATGCATCTGTAGACGCTATTATTCTTACTAGTTCTTCATCAGCGGACTCAAACGGCTTTGATTTCTTTAAAGCTTTTAAGTCTTGAAGGGTTTTTATTGGATTTACAATTCCATAGGTAATAACTATGAATGCGGAAGCTATGATTGTACTCCAAACAAAGGTATTCTTTTTTACAATTTCCTtgagatattttaaatttttagacaGTATTATGATATCATTATGGGGATGTAACATAAATAGAATCGATACCATTTCAACAAAATTCACTATTAACAGTACAATAGTCGCAAAGTCAAGGAACATTATTGCACCTAGATCTTAGTATTGCACAATTTCacaaactttttaaataaaaaataatataaagtaagtaatttatcATGCTATAATTTTAAATGGTTTGCGCCACGTTTGCGCAAAAATTGGCAATATTATGTCACTTTTTGTTTATCGTTGCAATCATAACATCAAGCATTGCAACCTTATTGCAACAGCATTGTTTTGGTCAAGTTCTT
This region includes:
- the LOC117990187 gene encoding uncharacterized protein; this encodes MDAGSIILSCLLMFQMTTVLVLLNPINDVRKTTRCINKIAKHHKSYYYLAIVLYYGAIAYLGMYKPLQEIHSLITNNTLRDAEKLIAFHRVEKNYFIAGFSLFMFIVQFGIKAMVNYAATLLELTMSTGQTIAAIGRRRNRQKKEPQQTFSPMHFLPNLLKAKRSISYETIMFANEIRNQLRAVLNNSFNRNNTRTEIISHIIETNVSNLCST